In Cynocephalus volans isolate mCynVol1 chromosome 16, mCynVol1.pri, whole genome shotgun sequence, the following proteins share a genomic window:
- the LOC134364799 gene encoding interferon alpha-4-like: MALPFPLLMALLVLSCQATCSLGCDLPQAHSLGTRRALILLGRMRRISPLSCLKDRNDFGFPQEDLDGHQLQKARAISVLHEMTQQSFNLFCTEGSSAAWDESLLDKLCTGLYQQLDDLEACLMPEVGVEETPLVNEDFALAVRKYFQRISLYLKEKRHSPCAWEVVRAEIVRSFSSSINMRGRLGRRQ, from the coding sequence atggccttgccctttcctttactgatggccctgctggtgctcagctgccaggcgacctgctctctgggctgtgatctgcctcaggcccacagcctggggaccaggagggccttgatactcctgggacgaatgaggagaatctcccctctgtcctgcctgaaggacagaaatgacttcggattcccccaggaagacttggatggccaccagctgcagaaggcccgagccatctctgtcctccatgagatgacccagcagagcttcaacctcttctgcacagagggctcatcggctgcttgggatgagagcctcttggacaaactctgcactggactctatcagcagctggacgacctggaagcctgtctgatgccggaggtgggggtggaagagactcccctggtgaacgaggacttcgcactggccgtgaggaaatacttccaaagaatcagtctctacctgaaagagaagaggcacagcccttgcgcctgggaggtcgtgagagcagaaatcgtgagatccttctcttcatcaataaacatgcggggaagattagggaggaggcaatga